In one Mucilaginibacter ginsenosidivorax genomic region, the following are encoded:
- a CDS encoding P-loop NTPase fold protein, whose protein sequence is MKIFAFILRSLNYVLKRVKADVNVAAPIQISSTDLSMRANAYSYIDRTDEAETIFERIQSNSSSVIGIGGVRGAGKSSLALKILEKCKTEKNFTILIPSPTAYDSKEFLLTIYQCICEDIKLNLEQKIKSAENVRQRAYRRIANSARLMNFTLFFLTAIVCLMLLGLFKYNFVQQKIATVTKQNTLSDSSIKINKYRIQQGGHYLSEYRNGRDTTKLQPLAKNSFADSSRYIQNNRQYIALTKIIDSLKLKNKTDSISLKENNNQVLPDLKNKIQFPEILNPFPTPFNKNNLTPMYFSGIIICMGLLIFITYNYCRKKIEYLEKYPNDDNLYSLTIAKLEWLIYQVKLSSANEVSLPVSKFLAKFSRSKELQTRPLSLPGVTSDFNDYILEAVSVYTKIVICIDELDKIEDPAELNALLKGIKGIIGQDNTHFILTISEDALARFSNRFRKERDLIESSFEEIYFLNKIEFALARQIISGKPMIEKEPTDVSHDLQYLLIWLFGNGIPREIKRNILNLHRNHINIESSTPFTIWLILMNLSLESMKSWALVNNTNDFETYNFLTCLSKIALTLPSEQFSAETGAFWFNHILNFFSALYPMRFSYCQDQKQIKVLNESEISAFEKAIFETSILSLSYLLVVKDYKTGLEIGNQLQKTLNLLPYSYLLAASEFYSFLNEQDIYKLAPTVPKMSETPELFHTNKKTI, encoded by the coding sequence ATGAAAATATTCGCCTTCATTTTAAGATCCTTAAATTACGTATTAAAAAGAGTAAAAGCCGACGTAAACGTAGCTGCCCCTATCCAGATCTCTTCAACCGATCTTAGCATGCGTGCAAACGCATACAGCTATATTGATCGAACAGATGAAGCCGAAACTATTTTTGAAAGAATTCAAAGCAATTCATCTTCGGTAATCGGGATTGGTGGCGTTAGGGGTGCAGGAAAGTCAAGCCTCGCGTTAAAAATCCTTGAAAAATGTAAAACGGAGAAAAACTTTACAATCCTTATACCTTCGCCAACGGCATACGATTCCAAAGAGTTTCTACTAACTATATATCAGTGCATTTGCGAGGACATAAAACTCAATCTTGAACAAAAAATAAAATCAGCGGAGAATGTAAGACAAAGAGCTTACAGAAGAATTGCTAATAGTGCCCGGCTTATGAATTTCACGTTGTTTTTTTTAACCGCAATTGTATGCCTAATGCTATTGGGCCTTTTTAAATACAATTTTGTTCAACAAAAAATTGCTACAGTCACAAAACAAAATACATTAAGTGATTCGTCAATAAAGATCAATAAATACAGGATACAACAAGGGGGCCATTATTTATCAGAATATCGCAATGGGCGCGATACAACGAAATTGCAACCGTTAGCTAAAAACAGTTTTGCTGATTCAAGCAGATATATCCAAAACAACAGGCAGTACATCGCGCTTACTAAAATAATCGATTCTTTAAAATTAAAGAACAAGACTGATTCTATTTCTCTAAAGGAAAACAATAACCAAGTACTTCCCGATTTAAAAAATAAAATTCAATTTCCGGAAATTTTAAACCCGTTTCCCACGCCGTTCAATAAAAATAATTTAACACCTATGTACTTTAGTGGCATTATAATTTGCATGGGCCTACTTATTTTCATTACCTATAATTATTGCAGAAAAAAAATAGAATACCTCGAAAAGTATCCGAATGATGATAATTTGTATAGTTTAACTATTGCAAAATTAGAGTGGTTGATTTACCAGGTAAAACTATCTTCTGCAAATGAAGTATCGTTACCTGTTTCTAAATTTCTTGCTAAGTTCTCTCGTTCAAAAGAATTACAGACACGCCCGTTGTCTTTACCGGGGGTAACATCAGATTTTAACGATTATATCTTGGAGGCAGTTTCCGTTTATACAAAAATTGTGATCTGCATTGATGAACTTGATAAAATTGAAGACCCGGCAGAGTTAAATGCACTATTAAAAGGGATCAAGGGCATTATTGGACAGGATAATACCCACTTTATTTTAACAATTTCTGAGGATGCTTTGGCCCGGTTTTCAAACAGGTTTCGAAAAGAACGGGATTTGATTGAAAGCTCTTTTGAAGAAATATATTTTTTAAACAAAATTGAGTTTGCACTGGCGAGGCAAATCATCTCAGGAAAACCGATGATAGAAAAGGAACCGACAGATGTAAGCCACGATTTGCAATACCTACTTATTTGGCTATTTGGTAACGGCATACCAAGAGAGATAAAAAGGAATATACTGAATTTACACCGTAATCACATTAATATAGAAAGCTCAACGCCTTTTACTATCTGGCTTATTTTAATGAATTTATCGCTCGAGTCTATGAAGTCTTGGGCCTTAGTTAACAATACCAACGATTTTGAAACCTATAATTTTTTAACTTGCCTTAGCAAAATAGCACTTACGCTACCATCTGAACAATTTTCGGCAGAAACCGGAGCCTTTTGGTTCAACCATATCCTTAACTTTTTTTCCGCTCTGTATCCAATGAGGTTTTCCTATTGCCAGGACCAAAAGCAGATCAAAGTGTTAAACGAATCAGAGATTTCCGCTTTTGAAAAAGCGATATTCGAAACTTCAATATTGTCTTTATCTTATTTACTGGTGGTAAAAGATTATAAAACCGGACTAGAAATAGGCAACCAGTTGCAAAAAACACTAAATCTGCTTCCTTATAGCTATTTATTAGCTGCAAGTGAGTTTTATTCTTTTTTAAATGAAC